The DNA region ATCGCGGCCGCCCGTTCCCGCCTGCCCGAAGTCGATTTTTCCCTGAAGGAGATGGTGTCCGGCGACCAGTTCGAGGCGCTCACCACAGGCCAGATCGATGCCGGCCTGCTGCGCCCGCCGATCGCGCGGCCGGAATTCGCCAGCCGGCGCGTTGTGGCCGAGCCGCTGCTCGCCGCGATCCCGAAGAAGCATCCGCTGGCTGCGGCCGAGACCGTCAGCATCAAGGATTTCGACGACCAGCCCTTCGTGATGTATTCGCCCTATGAGGCGCGCTACTTCCACGATCTGCTGGTGTCGCTGTTCACGCGCGCCGACGTGCTGCCGCGCTATATGCAGCATCTCAGCCAGATCCACTCGATCCTCGCGATGGTGCGCGCCGGGCTCGGCATCGCGATCGTGCCGGAGGCCGCCGCCAGCCTGAAGATCGCGGACGTCAAGTTGAAGCCACTGAAGCTGCGCACGCCGGTGCCGGTCGAGCTGTTCATGGTGTGGCGGCGCGATCACGAGAACCAGTTGCTGCCGTCCTTGATCGAGATCGCAACCGAAATCGCCGCGCCGCATCTGCGCGGCGATTGATGCAGATTGTGCATCGCTCGATACCGCGTTTGGCTTGGACGCGCATCGAAGCATTCCCTAAGAATTCGGCCATGGACGCGCGCTGCTCGCGCATCCCTGATCCCAACATCATTCAAGGAGTGGCGCCATGAGCAAGATGACCCCTCAGGAAATGGCCGCGAGAATCGGTGGCGGCCTCCTGTCGTTTCCCGTGACCCCGTTCAAGCCGGACTATTCGTTCGACGAGGTGACCTATCGCGCCAACATGGACTGGCTGTGCGGCTATGACGTCGCCGGCCTGTTCGCCGCCGGGGGCACCGGCGAGTTCTTCTCGCTGACGCCGTCTGAAGTTCCGCACGTCGTGAAGATCGCGGTCGAAGAGACCAAGGGCCGCGTTCCCGTGCTGGCCGGCACCGGCTACGGCACCGCAATCGCGCGCGAGATCGCGGTTGGCGCCGAAAAGGCCGGCGCCGATGGCCTCTTGCTGCTGCCGCCCTATCTCACCCATGCCGAGCAGGACGGCCTCGCCGCCCATGTCGAGGCGGTGTGTTCGTCGGTCAAGATCGGCGTCATCGTCTACAACCGCGACAATGCGATCCTGCAGCCCGATACGCTGGCGCGCCTCTGCGAGCGCTGCCCGAACCTCGTCGGCTACAAGGACGGCATCGGCGACATCGAGCTGATGACCCGCGTCTACACCAGGCTCGGCGACCGCCTGACCTATATCGGCGGCCTGCCGACGGCAGAGACCTTCGCGCTGCCCTATCTCGACATGGGCGTGACCACCTATTCGTCGGCGGTGTTCAACTTCGTGCCGGAATTCGCGATCAGGTTCTACGCGGCAGTACGCCGGCGCGATCATCAGACCATCCATGCAGGCTTGAAGGATTTCATCCTGCCGCTGATCGCGATACGCAACCGCAAGAAGGGCTATGCGGTCTCGATCATCAAGGCCGGCATGAAGGTGATCGGCCGCCATTCCGGCCCGGTGCGGCCGCCGCTCACCGATCTCACCGAGCAGGAGATCGCCGAGCTCGCGGCGCTGGTGGCTAAGCTGCCGCAGGCCGCGACCCAGCAGGCGGCGGAATAAGCCGGACGGCCAACGACCAAGGGAGGAGCAGATGATTCAGGACACGATCCGCACCGGCTTTGCCGGCGCCCCCGTCGTCACGGCGATGGAGGTGATCCCGGTCGCCGGCCGCGACGGCATGCTCCTCAATCTGAGCGGCGCACATGCGCCGTTCTTCACCCGCAACCTCGTGGTCCTCACCGACAATTCCGGCCACACCGGCGTCGGCGAGGTGCCGGGCGGCGAGAAGATCCGCAAGACGCTCGAGGACGCCCGCGACCTCGTCGTCGGCCAGACCATCGGCGCCTGCAACAACATCCTGGCGTCGATGCGCCGGACCTTCGCCGACCGCGACGCCGGCGGCCGCGGCAAGCAGACTTTCGACCTGCGCGTTACCATCCATGCAGTTACCGCGGTGGAATCCGCGCTGCTCGATCTGCTCGGCCAGCATCTCAATCTTCCGGTCGCAGCGCTGCTCGGCGAAGGCCAGCAGCGCACGAGCGTCGAGACCCTCGGCTATCTCTTCTTCGTCGGCGACCGCAGGAAGACCAGCCTTCCTTACGTCGAGGGTGAGACCGGCAAGGCGGACTGGTTCAACCTGCGCCATCAGGCAGCGATGACGCCGGAGGCGATCGTGCGCCTCGCCGAGGCGACGCAGGCGCATTACGGCTTTGCCGATTTCAAGCTCAAGGGCGGCGTGCTCAAGGGCGAAGAAGAGATCGAGGCCGTCACCGCGATCGCCAAGCGCTTTCCGAAGGCCCGCGTCACGCTCGATCCGAATGGCGCCTGGTCGCTCGACGAGGCGATCCGGCTTTGCAGCAACATGCATGGCGTGCTCGCCTATGCCGAGGACCCCTGCGGCGCGGAGGCCGGCTTCTCCGGCCGCGAGATCATGGCCGAGTTCCGCCGCGCCACGGGGCTACCGACCGCGACCAACATGATCGCGACCGACTGGCGCCAGCTCTCGCATGCGCTTCGGCTCGGGGCGGTCGACATTCCACTCGCCGATCCGCACTTCTGGACCATGCAGGGCTCGGTGCGGGTGGCGCAGACCTGCCGCGACAACGGCCTGACCTGGGGCTCGCACTCCAACAATCATTTCGACATTTCGCTCGCGATGTTCACCCATGTCGGCGCCGCGGCGCCCGGCAAGGTGACCGCGATCGACACTCACTGGATCTGGCAGGACGGCCAGGCGTTGACCAAGGAGCCGCTGCAGATCAAGGGCGGCAAGATCGCGATCCCGGATCGGCCGGGCCTCGGCATCGAGCTCGATCGCGCTGCCATCGAGGCGGCGAACGCGCTATACAAGCAGCATGGCCTCGGCGCCCGCGACGATGCGCTGGCCATGCAGTTCCTGATCCCCGGCTGGACCTTCGACGACAAGCGTCCCTGCCTCGTGCGCTAACAAGAAAGGTTGGAAACATGACCGCTCACCAGAAGAACTTCATCGCCGGCGAATGGGTCGACGGAACGGGCATTACGCAGGACATCAACCCCTCCAACACGGCCGACGTGGTCGGCGAATACGCCAAGGCCGACAAGGCGCAGACCGAAAAGGCGATCGCCGCCGCGAAGGCCGCCTTCCCGGCCTGGGCGCGCTCGACGCCGCAGGAGCGCTTTGACGCACTGACCAAAGTCTCCGTCGAAATCCTCGCCCGCAAGGAAGAGCTGGGCCGCCTGCTGGCGCGCGAGGAAGGCAAGACGCTGCCGGAAGGCATCGGCGAGGTGGCGCGCGCCGGGCAGATCTTTGCGTTCTTCGCCGGCGAGGCGCTGCGGCTGATGGGCGAGAAGGGCGCATCGGTGCGGCCCGGTCTCGATGTCGAGATCACGCGCGAGCCGGTCGGCGTCATCGGCATGATCACGCCGTGGAATTTCCCGATCGCGATCCCGGCCTGGAAGATCGCGCCCGCGCTCTGCTACGGCAATTCAGTGGTGTTCAAGCCGGCCGAGCTGGTGCCGGGCTCCGCGCACGCGCTGTCCGAGATCATCGCGCGCTCCGGTATTCCCCCCGGCGTGTTCAACCTCGTGGTCGGTTCGGGCTCGGTAGTCGGCCAGACCCTTCTCGAACATCCCGATGTCGCCGCGATCTCCTTCACCGGCTCGGTGCAGACCGGCCGCAAGATCGCGCAGGCCTGCGTGCTCTCCAATCCGATGAAGAAGTTCCAGCTCGAGATGGGCGGCAAGAACCCGCTGGTCGTGCTCGACGACGCCGACGTCAAGGTCGCGGTCGAGGTCGCCGTCAACGGCGCCTATTTCTCGACCGGCCAGCGCTGCACGGCCTCCTCGCGCCTGATCGTCACTGCGGGGATTCACGACCGCTTCGTCGCCGCGATGACCGAGCGGATGAAGGGCCTTTCGGTGGATGACGCGCTGAAGAGCGGCGTGCATGTCGGCCCTGTCGTCGACCAGAGCCAGCTCGACCAGGACCTGCGCTACATCAAGATCGGCCAGGACGAAGGCGCCCGCCTGCACTGGGGCGGCGAGTTGCTGAACCGCGAGACGCCCGGCTTCTATCTGCAGCCCGCGCTGTTCACCGAGGCGACCAACCAGATGCGGATCGCCCGTGAGGAGATTTTCGGCCCGGTCGCCTGCGTGATCCGCGCCAAGGATTACGAGGAAGCGCTGGCGATCTCCAACGACACCGAGTTCGGTCTCGCCTCGGGCATCTGCACGTCAAGCCTGAAATACGCTTCGCACTACAAGCGCAACAGCGAGGCCGGCATGGTGATGGTCAATCTGCCGACCGCCGGCGTCGATTACCACGTGCCGTTCGGCGGCCGCAAAGGCTCGAGCTACGGCGCGCGCGAACAGGGCGCCTATGCCCGCGAGTTCTACACCACGGTGAAGACGGCGTACACGTTCCCGGGTTGAGGTTCGTAGGGTGGATTAGCGTCAGCGTAATCCACCATCGGCACCGCACATCAAACATGGCGGGTTACGCCTTCGGCTAACCCGCCCTACAAACTTCCGGAGTCGTCATGGACCAGTCGATCGGCGCGCAGGAGCCCCGCTACATCAAGCTCAACGCGCGCGACAATGTCGCGATCGTCGTGAATGATTTCGGCTTGCCAGCCGGCTCGCGCTTCGCCTGCGGCCTGACGCTGCGCGCCTTCGTGCCGCAGGGCCACAAGACCGCACTAGACGACATCGCGGAGGGCGCGCCGATCATCCGCTATGGCGAGGTGATCGGCCATGCGCTGTCGCCGATCCTGGCCGGCGAATGGGTCGACGAGGCGCGCATCCGCATGCCCGACGCGCCGCCGCTCGATCAGCTCGAGATCGCAACCGCGGTGCCGTCGGCACTGCCGCCGCTCGAAGGTTTTACCTTCGAAGGCTTTCGCAATCCCGACGGCTCGGTCGGCACCAAGAACATCCTCGGCATCTCCTCCTCCGTGCAATGCGTCAAGGGCACGATGGAATACGCAGTCAAGCGCATCCGCGCCGAGCTCTTGCCGAAGTATCCCAATGTCGACGACGTCGTGCCGCTGACGCATGCCTATGGCTGCGGCGTCGCCATCACGGCGCCCGACGCCGTTGTGCCGATCCGCACCCTGCAGAACCTCGCGCTCAATCCGAATTTCGGCGGCGAGATCCTGGTCATTGGCCTCGGCTGCGAGAAGCTCGCGCCGGAGCGGCTGGTGCCGGAAGGCGTCAGCGACGCCATCGTGCGGATGCAGGACGAAGCCTTTGACGGCTTCGGCGCCATCATCGACGCCATCATGACCCAGGCCGAGGCGCGGCTGAAGGTGCTCAACGCCCGCACGCGCGAGACCTGCCCGGCCGCCGATCTCGTGATCGGCCTGCAATGCGGCGGCAGCGATGCGTTCTCCGGCGTCACCGCAAATCCTGCGGTCGGGTTCGCCGCGGACCTCTTGGTGCGGGCTGGCGCGACCGTGATGTTCTCGGAAGTGACCGAGGTGCGCGACGCAATCCAGCTTCTGACCCGCCGCGCCGTCAACGAGGATGTCGGCCGCGCGCTGATCCGCGAGATGGCCTGGTATGACGCCTATCTGGCCCGCGGCGGCGCCGACCGCAGCGCCAACACGACGCCGGGCAACAAGAAGGGCGGGCTCGCCAACATCGTCGAGAAATCCCTGGGCTCGATCGTGAAATCCGGCTCCGGCCCGATCGCGGGCGTGCTGTCGCCGGGCGAGAAGGCGCGGCAGAAGGGCATGCTGTTCGCCGCGACACCGGCCAGCGACTTCATCTGCGGCACGTTGCAGCTCGCCTCCGGCATGACTTTGCAGGTGTTCACGACAGGCCGCGGCACGCCCTATGGCCTTGCCGCAGCCCCCGTCATCAAGGTCGCGACCCGCAGCGAGCTGGCGCGGCGCTGGAAGGACCTGATCGATTTCGATGCCGGCTGCATCGCGACCGGCGAGAAGACGATCGAGGAAACCGGCTGGGACCTGTTCCGCCTGATCCTCGACGTCGCGAGCGGCCGGACCAAGCCGTGGTCGGACCGCTGGGGCATTCATAACGATCTGACGCTGTTCAACCCGGCGCCGGTCACCTAGCAGCAGCGCAGGCCAACCTGCATATGGAAAGTCCGCCGTGACGAGGTCAGCGGCGGACGATCTCGTGGCCTTGGTCAGGATCAGTCGTCGTCGTGATGAATGACGGTCTTGCTGCGATTGCCGAACTCGTCCTGCTTCTTGATCACCGTGGTCCGATCACTGCGCGGCTCACGCTCCCTGATCACCGTGGTGCGGTCACGATCCCGGTCGCGATATTCATGCGACTCGCCGACCGTGACGCCGGCGCCGACGGGACCGGCACGAACACCGATTTCATCGGCGAATGCGGGCGAAGCGATCGCGGTCACCATGGCAGCGGCAAACAGATACTTTCTCATGACGTCTCTCCTCCTCGAGTGGCAATGTGGAGGAGGAACGTCGGGTGCGACAAACCGTTCCTATGTCGCACCTGCTGCAGAGGCTCCCGCGCGAATGCGGAACATCGCGCAGGGAACCTCGCTGAACAGGCATTCACCTGTGTGGCGAAATGCTAATGTTCCACGCGTTGAATAGCCTGATTTGATGGCCCACGTCCCCATCAACAGGAGGACGTTCCATGAAACAATCGCAGCACTTCCTCGACAATGCGGAGAATTGCGCGCAGCTTGCCGAGCGCGCCGACGACGAGCCGACCTACAATCGCTTCAAGCGCATGGAGGCGGCCTGGCGCGCGCTGGCCAAGGAGCAGGATTGGCTCGACGGCGAAACCTCGTCGTCGGAAACCGCAGCCGCAGCTCCGTCGGAAACCGCAGCCCGAATTTGAGCCAGCCCAGGTCTGGAAATCCAAGGTCTGGAAATCCCATGTCTGGAAATGGCCCGCGCGCGACAAATGAGATGTCGCCGCGGGCCGCTTCCTACTCGGCGCTGCGCTGCCGCTGCCAGCGCAGCAGATAGGCCTGCAGCCGCCAGATGATCGCGGACAGCACGACACCGACCAGCATCAAGACCACGACCGCGACCATCATGCCCGAGGCCTCGCCGCGCGCCTCGGACTCGATGATGAGCCGGCCGATGCCACGCTCGGCGCCGATGAACTCGCCGACGATCACGCCGATCAGCGCGAAGGAGATCGCCGGCGTCAGGGAAGCGAACACCCAGGCCATGGTCGAGGGGATCACCACGGTGCGGGTGATCTGCCACTCGCTGGCGCCAAGCAGCCGCGCCGCGTTGGTGAAACCCTCGTCGATCGAACGCGCGCCCTCGAAAGTGTTGAAGAACACCAGGAACACCACGACGATCCAGGAGGTGACGATCTTCGACATGTCGCCGATCCCGAACGCCAGCACGATGATCGGCGCCAGCGCGATCCGCGGGATCGAATTCACCGCGGTGATGAACGGCTGGAAGATCGCGCTGAGCCGATCGGAGCGCCCGAGGATCAGCCCGGCGGCGAAGCCAGAGACCACGCCGGTGACGAAGCCGAAGAAGGTGTTCTTCAGCGTGATCGCCGTCGCGGCCCAGAGATTGTTCTCGTTGCGCGCCAAGCATTTTGCGAACTCGCCGTTGAACCAGCCGTTGAAGACGCCGAGCTTGGTCGTCAGGCAGCTCTGGATCAGGAAGTTGTCGAAGATCATCGACGGCTTCGAGATGAAGTACGGATCGAGCAGGTCGGGCACCAGCCACGGCAGCTTGGTGCGCAGATCGTAGCCCCATTGCCACACCGACAGCACGACGGCGCAGATCAGGACCTGCCAGCCGATCGTGCTGAGCATGCCGTATCGCCTCATGCGCTGCGGCCCTTGACGAATTCCTCACCGAGCGAGTGCCAGATGTGCTGGAACAGCTCGGCATAGCGCGGAGTCTCACGCACCTTCACCGCATCACGCGGGCGCGCGAAGTCGACTGCGAACATGTCCTTGATGCGGCCCGGCCGCGCCGAGAACAGGATGATGCGATCGGCCAAGGTCAGCGCCTCGCCGAGATCGTGGGTCACGAACAGCACGGTCTGCTGCTCGCGCTCCCAGATCCGAAGCAGCACCTCGTGCATGTCGATCTTGGTGTGAGTGTCGAGCGCGCCGAACGGCTCGTCCATCAGCAGGATCTGCGGCTCGACGATCAACGTCCGCATCAGCGCCGCGCGCTGCCGCATGCCGCCCGACAGCGCCGACGGATAGGCGCTCTCGAATCCCTTCAAGCCTGCCTGCGCGACACATTGCGCGATGCGCTCTTTCCGCTCCTGAGCCGGTACGCCTGATAGTTCCAGCCCATAGCCGATGTTGTCGCCGACGGTCCGCCAGGGAAACAGCGTGTCGCGCTGGAAGACGTAGCCGACATTCGGCGTCGCCTTGCCGGGAATGACGCGCTTGCCGTCGATCAGGATCTCGCCGCCGGTGGGGCGGATCAGCGAGGCGATCATGTTGAGCACCGTGCTCTTGCCGGAGCCCGACGGCCCAAGCAGCGCGACGAACTCGCCGCGGCGGACGTCGAAAGAGACATCGCGCACCGCCTCGATCGTGGTCTTCGCAAGCTGGAACGACTTGCTCAGGCCCTTGACCTCGACGCGGCGGTCGGCCGAGGCGCGCGGCGACAGGGTTGCGCTTGTCTCGAGCGCACTCAACCCGGATAGGCCTTTCGCGCCGCGTCAATGAGAGTGGAGTTGACCACCTCGGCGATCTTGAGCGGCTTGATGCCGGTCATCTCGCGGAACCAGACCTTTTCGCCGCGCGCGAAGCTCGCCGCGTCGACAATACCCTCATAGTCCGCGACCTTCTGGATCGCTGATATCTCCAGCAGATTGGCATCGCGCGAGGTGCTGCCGACATAGGGCTCGATGGCATCATAGACCTCGGCCGCCTTGTGCGTCTTGATCCATTGCGATGCGCGCCATAGCGCGGTGACATAGGCCTGCATCTTGGCCGGATCCTTGTCGATGGTGGCCTGCAGCGTGAAATGCGCTGTTACCGGTACCTTGCCGCCGATATGCTTGTTCCAGATCGCCTCGTCGGTGCCGTCGAACAGCAATTCGCCCCAGCCCTGCTGCTGCGCCTCGTTCAACAGCGACAGCGAAGAGACCAGGATGTCGACCTGCTTCGATTTCAGCGACCCCAGCATGGTGTCGACATTGCCGGTGCCGATCCAGGTCACCTTGTCGTCGAGTCCCATGGTTTCCATGTAGTAGGATGCCCAGACATGGTTGGTGCCGCCAAGCGAGGAGACCGAGACGATCGGCTTGCGGCCGTCGGGCCGTTTCCACTGCGTGAAGGCCTCCAGCGAATTGATGCCCTGGTCCTTCAGATCCTTGCGCAGGATGAACATCACCGAGTTCGACCGTGTGTCGACCGGCAGCAGCACACGCGCGGCGCGGCCGTGATTGGTCAGCTGCATCGGATGGGTGACGTCGCCGATCCCGATGTCGCCCTGCGACGAGGCGATGATCTCGCGGGTCTTCACGCCGCTGCCGCCCTGCACCAGCTTGCAGTCGAGCCCGGCTTCCTTGAAGTAGCCGATGCGGTCCGCAACGAATTGCGTCTGATAGACCGGCACCGCGACCGGATAGATCGCGCGGCCGGTGGCCGCCTGCGCCCATCCACGCCCGGTCGCCAGCGCCGCACCGCCCGCGGCGATCACCGTCAGTGCCGATCGCCTTGAAAGGTGGGGCGTGGTGAGGCGCGCCATCACGCGTGCTCCTTCGCCGAGATCTTGTCGAGCGCGACGAGCACGGCGTCGCCCATCTGGGCGGTCGACAGCTTCTTCGCCCCGGCCTCGGCGATATCGGCGGTGCGCGCGCCGGAGGCGAGCGCGGCGTGCACCGCCTGCTCCAGCAGGTCGGCATCCTCAGGGCGATTCAGCGTCAGGCGCAGCAGCATCGCGACGCTGAGGATCGAGCCGAGCGGATTGGCGATGCCCTTGCCCGCGATATCGGGCGCGCTGCCATGCACCGGCTCATACAGCGCCTTGCGCCGGCCGAAGCGATCCACCGGGCCGAGCGAGGCCGACGGCAACATGCCGAGCGAGCCCGAGGCCATCGCCGCGCAGTCGGACAGGATGTCGCCGAAGATGTTGCCCGTCACCATGACATCGAACTGCCGCGGCTCGCGCACGATCTGCATCGCGGCGTTGTCGACATAGAGATGGGTCAGCTCGACGTCGGAGAACTCCTCCTTGTGCAGCCTGATCACCTCCTCGCGCCAGACCACGCTGGTCTCCAGCACATTGGCCTTGTCGACCGAGCAGACCTTGTTGCGCCGGGTCCGCGCCAGCTCGAACGCCGAGCGCGCCACGCGGCGGATCTGGTTCGTCGTGTACTGCTCGGTGTTGAAGCCGCGGCGCTGGCCATCCGGTAAGGTCTCGATGCCGCGCGGCTCCCCGAAATAGATGCCGCTGGTCAATTCGCGGATGATGACGAAGTCGACACCGTCGAGCACCTCGGGCTTGAGCGGCGCGGATGCCGACAGCGCCGGGCTCGCCACGATCGGCCGCAAATTGGCGTAGAGATCGTATTTGCTGCGCATGCCCAAGAGGCTGCCGGCCTTGCGCGCCGCGGCCGGCACTTCGGTCGTTTCCGGCCCGCCGGTCGCGCCCCACAGGATGGCGTCGGCCTCGTCCATCGCCTCCGCGGTATCCTCCGGCAGCACCTTGCCGGTCGCCAGATACGGGATCAGGCCGTATTGCGCCTCGCGCAAGGTCATCGGCACGTTCCGTTTAGCCGCGAACCACTCGAGCACGCGGCGCGACTGCGCGGTGACCTCGGGACCGATGCCCTCGCCGCCGACGACGGCGACCTTGACCATGTTGGATTGCGTGCTCATGCAGATGTCCTTGAAACGGGTGTCCTTGAAGCGGGTGTGCTCTGAAAATGAATCCAGGGTCGCGCCATGCGGTCGGCAGCCTGGAAGGCGTGGATCTCGTCGTCGCGCTGCAATGTCAGCGCCACCTCGTCGAGTCCCTTCAACAGCCCTTCGCGCCGCCGCGGATCGATCTCGAAGGAATGCCGCGCGCCTGACGGCGAGACGATGGTTTGCGCCTCGAGGTCGATCGAGACCTTGCCGGCGCCCTGCGTCGCCGCGATGTCGGCGGCAAGGGAATCCACCACGGCCTTGTCGACGACGACAGGCAGGATGCCGTTCTGGAAGCAGTTGGCGAAGAAGATGTCGCCGAAGCCGGAGCCGATGACGGCGCGAATGCCGCGCTCCTGCAGCGACCACACCGCGCCCTCGCGCGACGAGCCGCAGCCGAAGTTCGGTCCGGTCACCAAAATCTCAGCATCGCGATACGGCTCGCGGTTGAGGATGAAATCCGGATTCTCCGAGCCGTCGGCCAGATAGCGCAGCGAGCCGAACGCCCATTTGCCGAGCGTGCCGCGGATCGAATTGCCGACCAGGCGCTCGATGCGGATGATCACGTCGGTATCGATATTGGCGCGCATGATCGGCGCAGCGGTCGCGGTGAGCTTGTCGAACGGTTTTGGCATCACTGGCGCCCCATCATCCTGACATCGGCGATCGCGCCGGCAATGGCTGAGGCCGCCGCACTCGCGGGGCTCGCCAGATGTGTCCGCGCGCGTGGCCCCTGCCGGCCGACGAAATTGCGGTTCGAGGTCGAGACCGAACGCTGCCCGGGCGCCACCACCTCGCCATTGGCGGCAAGGCACATCGAGCAGCCCGGCTCGCGCCACTCGAAGCCGGCGTCGATGAAGATCTTGTCGAGCCCTTCGGCGACCGCCTCGCGCTTGACGTTTTCCGAGCCCGGCACCACCCAGGCGCGGACGCCGGCGGCGACCTTGCGGCCGCGCGCGACCTCGGCCGCGGCGCGCAGATCGCTCAGCCGGCTGTTGGTGCAGGAGCCGATGAACACCCAGTCGACCGGCGTGCCGGCGATCGGCGCGCCGCCCTGCAGGCCCATATACTCGAGCGCGGTCTCGATCGCGGCGCGCCGCAAGGGATCGTCGACCGACTTCGGATCGGGAATGAGGCCATCGACGCCGACGACATGCTCGGGGCTGATGCCCCAGGTCACCTGCGGGATGATCTTTTCGACATCGATCACGACCTCGCGGTCGAACACCGCATCGGGATCGCTCGGCAATTCGCGCCATGCCTTGACCGCGAGATCCCACATCTCGCCCTGCGGCGCATAGGGACGGCCGCGCAGGAATTCGAATGTTGTCTCGTCGGGCGCCACCATGCCCATCTTGGCGCCGAGCTCGATCGAGAGGTTGCAGATCGTCAGCCGGCCTTCGATCGGCAGCGCACGGATCGCACTGCCGGCATATTCGACCGCGTAGCCGGTGCCGCCGGCGGCGCCGATATGGCCGATCAGCGCGAGGATCATGTCCTTGGCAGTGACGCCGAGCGGCAGCTTGCCCTCGAAGCGCGCGCGCATCGTCTTCGGCCGGCGCTGGATCAGCGCCTGCGTCGCCAGCACATGGGTGAGCTCGCTCGATCCGATGCCGAAAGCGAGCGCGCCGAGGCCGCCATGGGTGCAGGTGTGGCTGTCGCCGCAGACGATCGTCGCGCCCGGCAGGCTCAAGCCGAGTTCCGGCCCGATGACGTGGACGATGCCCTGGCCGGGCTGGTCGACATCGAACAGCGTGATGCCGCTCGCCGCCGTCTCGGTCCGCAGCGCGGCCAGCAATTCCATGCCGATCTTGCTGGTTCCGGCGCGGCCGGGCGCCGTGGAGAGCGCGTGGTCCGGCGTCGCAAACGTCAGTTCGGGATTGTGAACCTTGAGGCCACGGCTCTTGAGATCGAGCAGGCCGCGCGAGCCGCCGAGATCGTGCAGCAGATGGCGGTCGATATGCAGGAGGTCCGTGTCCTCGCTGAGGCGGGCAATGACATGCTGGTCCCAGATCTTCTCAAGCAAACTTCGTCCGGGCATCCGCCTTCCCCCGCTCTCTGCGTTTCCATGCGGCTTGATCTTATTGACGCCAATCTGTGCCAAAGTTGTCGTCAAGTGAAGCGGTTTTGCCCTAACATCACATATGTGATGGAGGCGCGGTCATTGACCCGCCGCGGAGACAGCCATGCCGAACGCGAATAAGACGGCCATCGTCAAATCGGCCATGCGGTCGTTTGCGGTTCTGGAGTTCTTTCGGGAAACAAAGCGGGCTGCTTCCGTGACTGAAATAGCTTCCGCGCTGGAGATGCCCCAATCGAGCACGTCCGTGTTGCTTCGCAGCCTCGTTGAATTGAACTACCTTGAATACGACCGACAGACCCGGCGCTTCATCCCCAGCTACCGGGTCAATCTGCTTGGTGATTGGATCCGCCGTTCTCCGTTCCGTGATCGAAAGCTCACCGATCTGATGGAGGAACTCTGGACCGCAACGGGCGGCGAGACCGTCATGCTTGGACAACAGGCCGGCGCCGCCGGGATGCGATATCTACACGTTGTCCCCGGCGGCAATCAGCTTCAGTTCATTGCAAATGCCGGTCAAATACGACCGATGGTTCGCACCGCGCTCGGACACGTGCTGCTGAGCCAAATGCCAAACACCAAAATTCGCGGTATCATCCGTCGCAACAACGCTGAGGAGCCGAGTCAGTCGGCGCGCGTTCGCGAAGCGGCCTTTCTCGAAGAGGTCGAGCGCATCCGCCGCCGCGGCTTTTCCGAGTCGAGCGGCCGCA from Bradyrhizobium sp. B124 includes:
- a CDS encoding LysR substrate-binding domain-containing protein; this translates as MFDLNQLRCFVTVAEELHFGRAAARLNMTQPPLSRQIQVLEHIIDAPLLERTSRSVRLTPAGRSFLPEARRILKLAESAAQVARRIALGKTGSLKIGFTAAAAYGFLPDLIAAARSRLPEVDFSLKEMVSGDQFEALTTGQIDAGLLRPPIARPEFASRRVVAEPLLAAIPKKHPLAAAETVSIKDFDDQPFVMYSPYEARYFHDLLVSLFTRADVLPRYMQHLSQIHSILAMVRAGLGIAIVPEAAASLKIADVKLKPLKLRTPVPVELFMVWRRDHENQLLPSLIEIATEIAAPHLRGD
- the kdgD gene encoding 5-dehydro-4-deoxyglucarate dehydratase, whose translation is MSKMTPQEMAARIGGGLLSFPVTPFKPDYSFDEVTYRANMDWLCGYDVAGLFAAGGTGEFFSLTPSEVPHVVKIAVEETKGRVPVLAGTGYGTAIAREIAVGAEKAGADGLLLLPPYLTHAEQDGLAAHVEAVCSSVKIGVIVYNRDNAILQPDTLARLCERCPNLVGYKDGIGDIELMTRVYTRLGDRLTYIGGLPTAETFALPYLDMGVTTYSSAVFNFVPEFAIRFYAAVRRRDHQTIHAGLKDFILPLIAIRNRKKGYAVSIIKAGMKVIGRHSGPVRPPLTDLTEQEIAELAALVAKLPQAATQQAAE
- the gudD gene encoding glucarate dehydratase, with protein sequence MIQDTIRTGFAGAPVVTAMEVIPVAGRDGMLLNLSGAHAPFFTRNLVVLTDNSGHTGVGEVPGGEKIRKTLEDARDLVVGQTIGACNNILASMRRTFADRDAGGRGKQTFDLRVTIHAVTAVESALLDLLGQHLNLPVAALLGEGQQRTSVETLGYLFFVGDRRKTSLPYVEGETGKADWFNLRHQAAMTPEAIVRLAEATQAHYGFADFKLKGGVLKGEEEIEAVTAIAKRFPKARVTLDPNGAWSLDEAIRLCSNMHGVLAYAEDPCGAEAGFSGREIMAEFRRATGLPTATNMIATDWRQLSHALRLGAVDIPLADPHFWTMQGSVRVAQTCRDNGLTWGSHSNNHFDISLAMFTHVGAAAPGKVTAIDTHWIWQDGQALTKEPLQIKGGKIAIPDRPGLGIELDRAAIEAANALYKQHGLGARDDALAMQFLIPGWTFDDKRPCLVR
- a CDS encoding aldehyde dehydrogenase family protein codes for the protein MTAHQKNFIAGEWVDGTGITQDINPSNTADVVGEYAKADKAQTEKAIAAAKAAFPAWARSTPQERFDALTKVSVEILARKEELGRLLAREEGKTLPEGIGEVARAGQIFAFFAGEALRLMGEKGASVRPGLDVEITREPVGVIGMITPWNFPIAIPAWKIAPALCYGNSVVFKPAELVPGSAHALSEIIARSGIPPGVFNLVVGSGSVVGQTLLEHPDVAAISFTGSVQTGRKIAQACVLSNPMKKFQLEMGGKNPLVVLDDADVKVAVEVAVNGAYFSTGQRCTASSRLIVTAGIHDRFVAAMTERMKGLSVDDALKSGVHVGPVVDQSQLDQDLRYIKIGQDEGARLHWGGELLNRETPGFYLQPALFTEATNQMRIAREEIFGPVACVIRAKDYEEALAISNDTEFGLASGICTSSLKYASHYKRNSEAGMVMVNLPTAGVDYHVPFGGRKGSSYGAREQGAYAREFYTTVKTAYTFPG
- the garD gene encoding galactarate dehydratase produces the protein MDQSIGAQEPRYIKLNARDNVAIVVNDFGLPAGSRFACGLTLRAFVPQGHKTALDDIAEGAPIIRYGEVIGHALSPILAGEWVDEARIRMPDAPPLDQLEIATAVPSALPPLEGFTFEGFRNPDGSVGTKNILGISSSVQCVKGTMEYAVKRIRAELLPKYPNVDDVVPLTHAYGCGVAITAPDAVVPIRTLQNLALNPNFGGEILVIGLGCEKLAPERLVPEGVSDAIVRMQDEAFDGFGAIIDAIMTQAEARLKVLNARTRETCPAADLVIGLQCGGSDAFSGVTANPAVGFAADLLVRAGATVMFSEVTEVRDAIQLLTRRAVNEDVGRALIREMAWYDAYLARGGADRSANTTPGNKKGGLANIVEKSLGSIVKSGSGPIAGVLSPGEKARQKGMLFAATPASDFICGTLQLASGMTLQVFTTGRGTPYGLAAAPVIKVATRSELARRWKDLIDFDAGCIATGEKTIEETGWDLFRLILDVASGRTKPWSDRWGIHNDLTLFNPAPVT